One Lentibacillus cibarius DNA window includes the following coding sequences:
- a CDS encoding DUF3488 and DUF4129 domain-containing transglutaminase family protein codes for MNTRIPFLYTSLLYICAFVLFLEWLYPVQEIGDVTNLTVFILYTLFCFSLSMLDVKWWISFPLKGIGMLVIIDALFVPASFLSGAWFERVSMEIGFNVHALFSQQWFELTSMFRSVLFLIMIWMLSYLLYYWFIVMKRIFVFILLTFIYLSVLDTFTTYDADAAIVRTFVVSFVALGMTNFLKMIDGESLRFSWFKKAPMWAVPLAVMVMFAVLVGYAAPKFDPQWPDPVPFIRSAADNAGGPGAGSAIQKVGYGNDDSRLGGGFVQDYSVIFQAVAKNDHYWRVETKDVYTGKGWEKSSEPSFKPQQNGNISLETFQNSVETEQWTDTVSFQGDKSLKKLVYPYGIKQAEMPKDLTLLLDSTYGEIRPERNGEAANPAKYSVTYEKPSFAIDKLREVRGGNSDLPEGLQERYTQLPASLPDRVGELAEEITSDDDNRYDKARSIETYFGRSGFTYQIKNVPVPKEDQDYVDQFLFDSQKGYCDNYSTSMVVMLRSLDIPARWVKGFTSGEVIQSGDSTDDYDVYEITNANAHSWVEAYFPGSGWVPFEPTQGFSNLADFHMNIDETEQDDAPDAPETETPENQPEETPEEDTTKDTTPEKESNSASFDINWWYVLAGAGVLLLFSFIVYKMRFRWKTAYLFRKLQRNNDAKTFQEAYHYLLKVLSHQRLAKKPDQTLREFSKQIDSRYNTDAMNQLTRNYERMLYKNELNLDPADELPELWKQLMRQITT; via the coding sequence TTGAACACACGGATTCCTTTTCTGTACACCTCATTACTGTATATTTGCGCTTTTGTACTGTTTTTGGAATGGCTATATCCAGTACAAGAGATTGGTGATGTAACCAATCTGACTGTATTTATTTTATATACTTTATTCTGTTTCTCTCTATCGATGCTTGATGTGAAATGGTGGATTTCCTTCCCGTTAAAAGGAATTGGCATGCTGGTGATTATTGATGCGTTATTTGTGCCGGCGTCTTTTTTGAGTGGTGCGTGGTTTGAACGTGTATCAATGGAGATTGGCTTTAATGTACATGCACTGTTTTCCCAGCAGTGGTTTGAGCTGACGTCAATGTTCAGAAGTGTGCTATTCTTAATTATGATATGGATGTTAAGCTATCTTCTGTATTATTGGTTTATCGTGATGAAGCGAATTTTTGTGTTCATATTACTAACGTTTATATATTTAAGTGTACTGGACACATTTACTACCTACGATGCTGATGCCGCCATCGTCCGGACATTCGTCGTTTCATTTGTCGCATTGGGCATGACGAACTTTCTCAAGATGATTGACGGGGAGTCACTCCGGTTTTCGTGGTTTAAAAAAGCCCCAATGTGGGCCGTTCCATTGGCTGTAATGGTAATGTTTGCCGTATTGGTTGGTTATGCAGCGCCGAAATTTGATCCGCAATGGCCGGATCCGGTGCCATTCATTAGAAGTGCCGCGGATAATGCCGGTGGTCCCGGGGCTGGTTCGGCCATTCAAAAAGTCGGTTATGGAAACGACGACAGCAGGCTAGGTGGCGGATTTGTTCAGGATTATTCGGTAATTTTCCAAGCTGTGGCAAAGAACGACCACTACTGGCGGGTTGAAACAAAGGATGTATATACCGGAAAAGGCTGGGAAAAGTCAAGTGAACCAAGCTTCAAGCCGCAGCAGAACGGGAATATTTCGCTGGAAACGTTTCAGAATTCCGTCGAGACGGAGCAATGGACAGATACGGTGAGTTTTCAAGGAGATAAATCGTTGAAAAAACTCGTTTATCCATATGGAATCAAACAGGCGGAGATGCCGAAAGATTTAACCCTGCTGCTGGATAGCACGTATGGTGAAATACGTCCGGAACGTAACGGGGAAGCGGCCAATCCGGCTAAATACAGCGTGACGTATGAGAAGCCGTCATTCGCGATTGACAAGCTACGTGAAGTACGTGGCGGTAATAGTGACCTTCCTGAAGGATTGCAGGAGCGGTACACGCAGTTGCCGGCGTCGCTTCCTGATAGAGTCGGGGAACTTGCTGAGGAGATCACTTCCGATGATGACAATCGTTACGATAAAGCCCGGTCCATCGAAACCTACTTTGGTCGAAGCGGGTTTACGTACCAGATAAAGAATGTACCGGTGCCGAAAGAAGATCAGGACTATGTTGACCAGTTCTTGTTTGATTCGCAAAAGGGCTATTGTGATAACTATTCCACGTCGATGGTGGTCATGCTGCGTTCGCTTGATATACCTGCCCGCTGGGTGAAGGGCTTTACGAGCGGGGAAGTGATTCAGAGTGGTGACTCAACGGATGATTACGATGTATATGAAATAACAAATGCGAATGCCCATTCCTGGGTAGAGGCCTATTTTCCGGGGTCAGGTTGGGTGCCGTTTGAACCGACACAGGGTTTTTCCAATTTAGCAGACTTTCATATGAACATTGATGAAACAGAACAGGATGACGCACCAGACGCACCTGAAACGGAAACGCCTGAAAATCAACCGGAAGAAACGCCGGAAGAGGATACGACAAAGGATACCACACCAGAAAAGGAGAGCAATTCAGCCAGCTTTGATATAAACTGGTGGTATGTACTCGCGGGTGCGGGCGTACTTCTTTTGTTCAGCTTTATAGTATACAAAATGCGATTTCGCTGGAAAACGGCCTATTTATTCAGGAAACTGCAGCGGAATAACGATGCAAAAACATTTCAAGAAGCCTATCACTATTTGCTGAAAGTATTGTCACATCAAAGGTTGGCGAAAAAACCCGATCAGACACTAAGAGAGTTTTCCAAACAAATTGATTCCCGCTACAATACAGATGCAATGAATCAATTAACACGGAACTATGAGCGGATGCTGTACAAAAATGAATTGAATCTCGATCCGGCCGACGAATTGCCGGAATTATGGAAACAGCTGATGCGACAAATAACGACTTGA
- the guaA gene encoding glutamine-hydrolyzing GMP synthase, whose protein sequence is MKHNEMIVVLDFGSQYNQLITRRIREHGVYSELHSHRLSAQDIKAMNPKGIILSGGPHSVYDENSFRCDPEIFELGIPVLGICYGMQLMASHFDGKVSKADNREYGKATIDLQNKPVLFRDTPEKQTVWMSHGDKVIQAPDSFRIDATSPSTPIAAMSNDDSKLYGVQFHPEVLHTEYGNQLLKQFVFDVCSCSGNWTIENFIEMKIKDIRAQVGDRNVLCALSGGVDSSVVAALIHKAIGKQLTCIFVDHGLLRKNEAEEVTATFADDFDMNFIKIDAADRFLSKLENVTDPEQKRKIIGNEFIYVFDDEADKLTNMDFLAQGTLYTDVIESGTDTAQTIKSHHNVGGLPENMQFELIEPLNTLFKDEVRELGLQLGLPETIVWRQPFPGPGLGIRVLGEVTKEKLEIVRESDAILREEIAAAGLERDIWQYFTVLPDIRSVGVMGDARTYDYTIGIRAVTSVDGMTSDWARIPWDVLEKISTRLVNDVEHINRVVYDVTSKPPATIEWE, encoded by the coding sequence ATGAAGCACAATGAAATGATTGTTGTACTAGACTTTGGCAGTCAGTATAACCAGCTGATTACACGTAGAATCAGGGAGCATGGTGTTTATAGTGAATTGCATTCGCACCGGCTAAGTGCTCAGGATATCAAAGCAATGAATCCAAAAGGCATCATTCTTTCCGGTGGGCCGCACAGTGTTTATGATGAAAACAGTTTTCGCTGTGATCCGGAAATTTTTGAGCTTGGTATTCCGGTATTGGGTATTTGCTATGGGATGCAGCTAATGGCGTCCCATTTTGATGGTAAGGTTTCCAAAGCAGACAATCGTGAGTACGGAAAAGCAACGATTGACTTGCAGAATAAACCTGTATTGTTTCGAGATACACCAGAAAAACAGACTGTATGGATGAGCCATGGTGATAAAGTGATTCAGGCACCGGATTCATTCCGAATTGATGCGACTAGTCCATCAACTCCGATTGCAGCCATGAGTAATGATGACAGCAAGTTATATGGGGTACAGTTCCATCCTGAAGTCCTTCATACAGAATACGGAAATCAGCTGCTGAAGCAATTTGTGTTTGATGTGTGTAGTTGTTCCGGTAATTGGACAATCGAAAACTTTATTGAGATGAAAATCAAGGATATCCGGGCGCAAGTGGGTGACCGGAACGTCCTGTGTGCTCTGAGCGGCGGGGTTGATTCATCTGTCGTGGCAGCGCTTATTCACAAAGCTATTGGTAAACAGCTAACATGTATTTTTGTTGACCATGGTTTGCTGCGAAAAAATGAAGCAGAAGAAGTTACAGCAACCTTTGCCGATGACTTTGATATGAACTTTATCAAAATAGATGCTGCTGATCGATTCTTATCCAAGTTGGAAAACGTTACTGACCCGGAACAGAAACGAAAAATCATCGGTAACGAATTTATTTATGTGTTCGATGATGAAGCAGATAAGCTGACCAACATGGACTTTCTGGCCCAAGGCACATTGTATACGGACGTGATTGAAAGCGGTACGGATACAGCACAAACAATCAAGTCCCATCATAATGTCGGCGGGCTTCCGGAGAACATGCAATTTGAGTTAATTGAACCGCTGAACACGTTGTTTAAAGATGAAGTCCGTGAGCTTGGTCTGCAGCTTGGTCTGCCGGAAACGATTGTCTGGCGTCAGCCGTTTCCTGGTCCGGGGCTCGGAATTCGGGTACTCGGTGAAGTGACAAAGGAAAAATTGGAGATTGTTCGTGAATCAGATGCTATTCTCCGAGAAGAAATTGCTGCAGCAGGCTTGGAACGCGACATTTGGCAATACTTTACCGTTCTTCCTGATATCCGTAGCGTCGGCGTAATGGGGGATGCCCGAACATATGATTACACGATTGGCATCCGGGCGGTGACATCAGTTGACGGTATGACGTCCGATTGGGCGCGTATTCCGTGGGATGTATTGGAGAAGATTTCAACGCGACTTGTCAACGATGTAGAGCACATTAACCGTGTCGTGTATGATGTTACTAGTAAGCCGCCTGCAACCATTGAATGGGAGTGA
- a CDS encoding NCS2 family permease, giving the protein MKKYFRFNELGTNYRQEFMAGMTTFLAMAYILFVNPSTLALVGVEELPEGITRIDQGAVFTATAIAAAIGTLIMGVLAKYPIALAPGMGLNAFFAYTVILGYGIPWETALAGVLASGLIFIILTLTGIREKVINAIPANLKMAVGAGIGLYIAFIGFQNAGIIVGNEDTLVGLGNLTSPTVLLAIFGVVVSVILLSLNMKGGIFYGMILTAIVGILSGLIDPPSGLSGIVGEVPSVAPTFGQAFAHFGDVFTIQMLVVILTFLFVDFFDTAGTLVAVANQAGLMKDNKLPRAGKALFADSAATVAGAVIGTSTTTSYIESTAGVGAGARTGFASIVTAGFFLLALFFSPLLSVITAEVTAPALIIVGVLMSASLKDIEWDKFEIAVPSFLTIVCMPLAYSIATGIAIGFIFYPITMLLKGRRKEINPVMYVLFFIFILYFIFLS; this is encoded by the coding sequence TTGAAAAAATATTTTCGCTTTAACGAACTAGGCACGAATTATAGACAGGAGTTTATGGCAGGGATGACGACATTTTTGGCGATGGCCTATATTTTGTTCGTTAATCCGTCAACACTGGCGCTTGTCGGTGTGGAAGAGTTGCCGGAAGGAATAACACGGATTGATCAGGGGGCAGTCTTTACTGCTACTGCGATTGCTGCTGCTATTGGTACGCTGATTATGGGAGTGCTTGCTAAATATCCAATCGCACTTGCACCTGGTATGGGACTAAATGCCTTTTTTGCCTATACGGTTATATTAGGATATGGTATACCTTGGGAAACCGCATTGGCCGGAGTGCTGGCATCCGGACTAATTTTTATTATACTAACACTAACCGGCATTCGGGAAAAAGTTATCAATGCAATCCCAGCCAATTTAAAAATGGCTGTTGGTGCCGGTATCGGATTATATATTGCGTTTATCGGCTTTCAGAATGCCGGTATCATTGTCGGGAATGAAGACACGCTTGTAGGACTGGGTAATTTGACGTCACCGACTGTTCTGCTTGCTATATTTGGCGTCGTCGTATCGGTTATTTTGCTGAGTCTGAACATGAAAGGCGGCATTTTTTACGGGATGATTCTGACGGCTATTGTCGGTATCCTTTCCGGTTTGATTGATCCACCGTCAGGCCTTAGTGGGATTGTAGGAGAAGTACCAAGTGTTGCACCAACATTCGGTCAGGCGTTCGCTCACTTCGGGGATGTCTTTACGATTCAAATGCTTGTTGTCATTTTAACGTTTCTGTTTGTCGACTTCTTTGACACAGCAGGGACACTGGTAGCAGTTGCCAATCAAGCAGGGTTAATGAAGGACAATAAATTGCCGCGTGCAGGCAAAGCGCTGTTTGCTGATTCTGCTGCGACGGTAGCCGGGGCAGTTATCGGGACGTCAACAACGACTTCTTATATTGAATCAACAGCAGGGGTTGGAGCAGGTGCCCGCACCGGGTTTGCCTCTATTGTAACAGCAGGTTTCTTCCTGCTTGCGCTGTTTTTCTCACCTTTATTAAGTGTTATAACAGCGGAAGTGACAGCACCAGCATTGATTATCGTCGGCGTATTAATGTCCGCTTCGCTTAAAGATATTGAGTGGGATAAGTTTGAAATTGCTGTTCCGTCATTTTTGACTATCGTGTGCATGCCACTGGCGTACAGCATCGCAACAGGAATTGCCATCGGGTTCATTTTTTATCCGATCACGATGCTTCTAAAAGGGCGCCGCAAGGAAATTAATCCAGTTATGTATGTATTGTTTTTTATATTTATTCTTTACTTTATTTTCCTTAGCTGA
- a CDS encoding MFS transporter, with product MTDKQSLTSLKMLLFSFHATNTIILSFLPLYLKDKGLNGTEVGWVLAVGPLAAIIAQPFWGYMSDKYKTVKRILLICIVGLLISSIVFFQMEGLIAILLAGFVFYFFTSPIGGLGDSLAQRRADELHVSFGTIRTWGSIGFATSSLIIGQILSATDIQYMIWPYLFFGTVALAVAWKLTDVRVESDPVRLRDINVLIKNKPFIIFLFFMMFITISHRANDSFIGLYIAQLGGSESLVGVAWFVGVISEAAVFALAGRWFRRYHTLVFVIFAGIAYTARWFIYAAAGDPYFIIMLQFLHGITFGVFYLAALEYVTRLIPNLLQSTGHLMFYAAFFGISGIIGSLVGGTLIDSLGGGALYTVLGCFAAAGSLFLAIYHVMSITKKRRAV from the coding sequence ATGACTGACAAACAATCATTAACATCACTAAAAATGCTTTTATTCAGTTTTCATGCAACTAACACCATTATCCTCAGTTTTTTGCCATTGTACCTGAAAGACAAGGGTTTGAACGGCACTGAGGTTGGCTGGGTACTGGCGGTCGGTCCTTTAGCTGCTATTATTGCTCAGCCATTCTGGGGATACATGAGCGACAAATACAAAACAGTAAAAAGGATTTTGCTTATTTGTATTGTTGGGTTGCTTATCAGCAGTATTGTGTTTTTCCAGATGGAAGGACTAATAGCGATACTGCTGGCGGGGTTTGTATTTTATTTTTTCACTTCCCCAATCGGTGGGCTTGGTGACAGCCTCGCGCAACGACGGGCAGATGAGCTGCACGTCTCATTCGGCACCATCCGCACATGGGGTTCCATTGGCTTTGCAACGTCATCCTTGATTATTGGGCAGATTCTGTCTGCAACTGATATTCAGTATATGATCTGGCCATATTTGTTTTTTGGAACCGTAGCGCTTGCTGTTGCCTGGAAATTGACCGATGTCCGCGTTGAGTCAGACCCAGTGCGCCTCCGGGATATTAACGTGCTTATTAAAAATAAACCATTCATCATTTTCTTGTTTTTCATGATGTTTATCACGATATCCCACCGGGCGAATGATAGTTTCATCGGTTTGTATATCGCGCAGCTGGGCGGAAGCGAAAGTCTTGTAGGTGTCGCTTGGTTTGTCGGGGTCATCAGTGAAGCTGCTGTTTTTGCATTGGCAGGACGCTGGTTCCGGAGATATCACACGCTCGTTTTTGTCATTTTTGCCGGCATTGCTTACACGGCACGATGGTTTATTTATGCAGCAGCTGGTGATCCGTACTTTATCATCATGCTTCAGTTTTTGCACGGTATCACATTCGGTGTGTTTTACCTCGCTGCACTGGAGTATGTGACTCGGTTAATCCCTAATCTTCTGCAATCAACCGGACATTTAATGTTCTATGCCGCGTTCTTTGGCATATCCGGTATCATCGGCTCACTTGTCGGCGGGACATTAATCGATTCCTTAGGTGGCGGCGCATTATATACAGTACTTGGCTGCTTTGCCGCTGCAGGCTCACTATTCCTGGCAATATATCATGTTATGTCAATCACGAAAAAACGGCGCGCAGTTTGA
- the msrA gene encoding peptide-methionine (S)-S-oxide reductase MsrA: protein MNKQLKKATFAGGCFWCMVKPFDTWDGIHGVISGYTGGDTINPSYEEVKHGNTGHVEAVEITYDPEVITYEEILTIYWRQIDPTDDGGQFHDRGDSYRTAIFYHDDEQKELALQSRRELAESGKFKEPIVTEIRPASTFYPAEEEHQDFYQKNKAYYQEDRAKSGRDDFIKNVWGEQV from the coding sequence ATGAATAAGCAGTTAAAGAAGGCCACATTTGCCGGGGGTTGTTTCTGGTGCATGGTAAAACCATTTGATACGTGGGACGGAATTCACGGTGTCATCTCGGGCTATACTGGAGGTGATACAATTAATCCGTCGTATGAAGAAGTCAAACACGGAAACACTGGGCATGTCGAAGCCGTTGAAATCACCTATGATCCTGAGGTCATAACCTACGAGGAAATATTGACCATCTATTGGCGGCAAATCGATCCGACTGATGACGGCGGACAATTTCATGACCGTGGTGATTCCTATCGTACAGCCATCTTTTATCATGATGATGAGCAAAAGGAACTTGCACTGCAATCAAGAAGGGAACTGGCTGAAAGTGGAAAGTTTAAGGAACCGATTGTCACAGAAATACGACCCGCGTCCACCTTTTATCCCGCCGAGGAAGAACATCAGGATTTTTACCAAAAAAATAAAGCCTATTATCAAGAGGACCGTGCCAAATCCGGCCGTGATGACTTTATAAAGAACGTATGGGGGGAGCAGGTGTAA
- a CDS encoding Hsp20/alpha crystallin family protein, whose translation MDPFKQMADWRKNMDHFFGEPFWNEFENIVKPTIPQITIYQFDHELTCIASIPGLTDLNKIDIFVDYATLELKGAIDLPNTGGTVVKDEILQGVFEREVTLPFPVRKDKVHATYQNGLLIVQLHRLISDESSRSKVNIQLQDED comes from the coding sequence ATGGATCCATTTAAACAAATGGCTGATTGGCGAAAAAATATGGATCATTTCTTTGGTGAACCGTTCTGGAATGAATTTGAAAACATCGTTAAGCCGACGATACCGCAAATTACTATTTACCAATTTGATCATGAGCTGACATGCATTGCCAGCATTCCAGGTTTAACTGACCTCAACAAAATCGATATCTTCGTAGACTATGCCACCCTTGAGCTCAAAGGTGCCATCGACTTACCCAACACAGGGGGAACGGTTGTTAAAGACGAAATTCTTCAGGGTGTTTTTGAACGGGAAGTCACCCTGCCGTTTCCTGTTCGAAAAGATAAAGTACATGCAACATACCAGAACGGTCTGCTAATCGTCCAGCTGCACCGACTTATATCAGATGAAAGCAGTCGCAGCAAAGTGAACATACAATTACAGGATGAAGACTAG
- a CDS encoding DUF2179 domain-containing protein: MLSNAFVMVAIILVINIVYVSLSTMRMILTLKNRRYMAAFVSMFEIVVYVLGLGLVLDNLNEIQNIVAYALGFGMGVIVGTKIEEKLALGYITVNVISSNPDIEFTRRLREKGYGVTSWYAYGMEGDRLAMQILTPRKYELQLYETIKEIDPKAFIISYEPKQIHGGFWVKQVRKGRLFNQRKNATANGTASTQHAPQSKPGGDYSE; the protein is encoded by the coding sequence TTGCTCAGTAATGCATTTGTCATGGTAGCTATTATTTTAGTTATCAATATTGTTTATGTGTCGCTTTCAACGATGCGTATGATTCTGACGTTAAAGAACCGGCGCTATATGGCCGCGTTCGTCAGCATGTTTGAAATTGTCGTTTACGTCCTCGGACTTGGCCTCGTACTGGATAACTTAAATGAAATTCAAAATATCGTTGCGTATGCACTTGGTTTTGGGATGGGCGTTATTGTCGGGACGAAGATTGAAGAAAAGCTAGCACTGGGCTACATTACCGTCAATGTTATTTCCTCGAACCCGGATATCGAGTTTACCAGACGGCTGCGCGAAAAAGGGTATGGCGTGACAAGCTGGTATGCATATGGCATGGAAGGCGACCGTCTCGCCATGCAAATTTTAACACCACGGAAATATGAGCTACAATTGTACGAAACGATTAAAGAGATTGATCCAAAAGCATTTATTATTTCCTATGAACCGAAACAAATTCATGGCGGCTTCTGGGTAAAACAAGTGCGTAAAGGCCGACTATTTAATCAAAGGAAGAATGCAACAGCCAACGGCACAGCATCAACGCAGCATGCCCCCCAGTCAAAACCTGGTGGTGATTATTCAGAGTAG
- a CDS encoding Uma2 family endonuclease, translating into MGLLSEKHSTYEEFEKLREKTDEILEYIDGLIYMSPSPSIKHQEISSYLHGELYNALKGKECSVFAAPTDVLFDNPYDNARKKVVPDLFVTCNPDNFTENEYVGPPEFIIEILSPSSRSHDMITKLNLYMNNGVNEYWIVDPMKNHIMVYTKDDNNEVQFDLVNGDNRAVSRTIADFGINPADLFK; encoded by the coding sequence ATGGGTTTGTTAAGTGAAAAGCATAGCACTTATGAGGAGTTTGAAAAATTAAGGGAAAAAACGGATGAAATACTAGAATATATTGATGGCCTTATTTATATGTCACCATCTCCTAGTATAAAGCATCAAGAAATTTCATCTTATTTGCACGGTGAACTCTACAACGCACTCAAGGGCAAGGAATGTAGTGTGTTTGCCGCCCCGACTGATGTGTTATTTGATAATCCTTATGATAATGCTAGGAAAAAAGTCGTTCCGGACTTATTTGTAACGTGCAATCCTGATAATTTCACAGAAAATGAATATGTAGGGCCTCCTGAATTCATTATTGAAATTTTAAGTCCCTCAAGTAGATCGCACGATATGATTACGAAGCTGAATCTTTATATGAATAACGGTGTCAATGAATATTGGATTGTTGACCCCATGAAAAATCATATAATGGTATATACGAAGGATGATAACAACGAAGTGCAGTTTGATTTAGTTAATGGCGATAACAGGGCTGTTTCCAGGACCATTGCGGATTTTGGAATCAACCCGGCTGATCTATTTAAATAA
- a CDS encoding regulatory YrvL family protein: MTDHHDDDSFRDMNKKEKIATVIGIVFLIILVVGFVLGVYFFGMAGIFELLGVQYKSVWSLFVFVVSFFVLGLIVELFSKAVFVLSTRNITGRLKVFFVRFSIEGVSNWICLFTVDEFMKSINLSLKTEIVIALLLAVLEIVFDEKEGGNKQATST; the protein is encoded by the coding sequence ATGACTGACCATCATGATGATGATTCATTTCGCGATATGAATAAAAAAGAAAAAATCGCAACAGTTATAGGAATAGTATTTCTTATTATTCTGGTAGTCGGATTTGTTTTGGGTGTTTACTTTTTTGGGATGGCGGGGATTTTTGAACTGCTCGGCGTTCAGTATAAATCTGTCTGGTCATTATTTGTTTTTGTTGTCAGTTTCTTTGTTCTTGGGCTTATTGTCGAATTGTTTTCCAAAGCGGTTTTTGTACTATCTACCAGGAATATAACGGGAAGATTAAAAGTGTTTTTTGTCCGGTTCAGTATTGAAGGTGTGTCTAACTGGATATGCCTTTTTACAGTGGACGAGTTTATGAAAAGCATTAACCTTTCCTTGAAAACAGAGATCGTGATTGCATTGCTGCTAGCTGTATTGGAAATCGTATTCGATGAAAAAGAAGGTGGAAATAAACAGGCTACCAGCACGTAA
- the purE gene encoding 5-(carboxyamino)imidazole ribonucleotide mutase: protein MAQVGVIMGSISDWETMKHTCHLLEELQIPYEKDIISAHRTPDDMATYAKTARERGLKAIIAGAGGAAHLPGMVAAQTTLPVIGVPVQSKAMDGLDSLLSIVQMPGGVPTATVAIGNSGAKNAGLLAAQMIGAFDSEVAERLQQYRDNMKESVTEMRDTLAEK, encoded by the coding sequence GTGGCACAGGTTGGTGTGATTATGGGCAGTATATCAGACTGGGAAACAATGAAACACACATGTCATCTATTGGAAGAACTGCAGATTCCCTATGAAAAAGATATTATTTCAGCACACCGTACACCGGACGACATGGCAACATATGCGAAAACAGCACGTGAACGCGGCTTGAAAGCCATCATCGCCGGTGCTGGCGGGGCCGCTCATTTACCCGGTATGGTCGCGGCGCAAACGACGCTTCCTGTCATCGGGGTTCCGGTGCAGTCCAAGGCGATGGATGGGCTGGATTCGCTATTATCCATTGTGCAAATGCCTGGTGGTGTGCCGACTGCGACCGTAGCTATCGGCAATTCCGGCGCCAAAAATGCCGGACTGCTTGCTGCGCAGATGATTGGCGCTTTTGATAGTGAGGTGGCAGAACGACTGCAGCAATACAGGGATAACATGAAAGAATCCGTAACAGAAATGAGGGATACTCTTGCTGAAAAATAA
- the purK gene encoding 5-(carboxyamino)imidazole ribonucleotide synthase codes for MLKNNVILPPQTIGIIGGGQLGRMMALAAKYMGYRVAVLDPTPDCPTAQVADKQVTAAYDDQAGVEKLMEMSAVITYEFENVDVNAAEFLSQKGKLPQGSTALAVTQNREREKTMMQESGLPVPAFSIVTNASECETALELIQLPAVMKTLSGGYDGKGQHKLTTKSDIPEAMTFADEHDASIIEEWIPFDKEISVVFTRGQSGEVTFFPIGENEHRKQILYKTTVPASINETIYNKALEAARVIADKLEVIGTFAVEMFVKGDDVYVNEMAPRPHNSGHYTIEGCNVSQFLQHIRAVCGLPLLPVKLLHPTVMVNLLGEEAGNALAKRSIWQHGFVHFYGKETVKAKRKMGHITFTGETLDEVNHRIAAYEEEEE; via the coding sequence TTGCTGAAAAATAATGTCATTCTTCCACCGCAAACCATCGGCATCATTGGTGGGGGACAGTTAGGGCGTATGATGGCACTTGCGGCAAAATATATGGGGTATAGGGTTGCTGTACTGGACCCGACGCCGGATTGTCCCACAGCACAGGTTGCCGATAAGCAAGTGACTGCTGCCTACGATGATCAGGCAGGCGTCGAGAAATTAATGGAGATGAGCGCTGTTATCACTTATGAATTTGAAAACGTTGATGTTAATGCAGCTGAATTTCTCAGTCAGAAAGGTAAGCTTCCACAAGGGAGTACGGCATTAGCGGTGACCCAGAATCGGGAACGTGAGAAAACGATGATGCAGGAATCCGGTTTGCCTGTGCCCGCCTTTTCCATTGTTACGAATGCGTCAGAATGTGAAACCGCACTTGAACTGATCCAACTCCCGGCTGTTATGAAAACATTGAGCGGAGGATACGACGGCAAAGGACAGCACAAGCTAACTACTAAAAGTGACATTCCAGAAGCGATGACGTTTGCCGATGAGCATGATGCTTCGATTATTGAGGAATGGATTCCATTCGATAAAGAAATTTCTGTTGTGTTCACACGGGGTCAATCGGGTGAGGTGACATTTTTCCCAATTGGTGAAAATGAGCATAGGAAGCAAATTTTATATAAAACGACTGTCCCGGCATCCATTAATGAAACCATTTATAACAAGGCACTTGAGGCAGCCAGGGTGATTGCTGATAAACTGGAAGTGATCGGTACGTTTGCCGTTGAGATGTTCGTAAAAGGTGACGACGTATACGTGAATGAAATGGCACCGCGTCCGCATAATTCCGGGCACTACACGATCGAGGGTTGTAATGTGTCACAATTTCTGCAGCATATCCGAGCTGTTTGCGGACTACCATTATTGCCTGTCAAACTGCTGCATCCGACGGTGATGGTCAATCTACTTGGCGAGGAAGCTGGGAATGCATTGGCAAAAAGGTCCATATGGCAACATGGATTTGTTCATTTTTACGGAAAAGAAACGGTGAAGGCTAAACGAAAAATGGGACATATTACGTTTACAGGTGAAACATTGGATGAAGTCAACCATAGAATTGCCGCATACGAGGAGGAAGAAGAATGA